A single genomic interval of Theropithecus gelada isolate Dixy chromosome 16, Tgel_1.0, whole genome shotgun sequence harbors:
- the SLC35B1 gene encoding solute carrier family 35 member B1 isoform X1 codes for MRPLPPVGDVRLDLSPPPPLLPVPVVSGSPVGSSGRLMASSSSLVPDRLRLPLCFLGVFVCYFYYGILQEKITRGKYGEGAKQETFTFALTLVFIQCVINAVFAKILIQFFDTARVDRTRSWLYAACSISYLGAMVSSNSALQFVNYPTQVLGKSCKPIPVMLLGVTLLKKKYPLAKYLCVLLIVAGVALFMYKPKKVVGIEEHTVGYGELLLLLSLTLDGLTGVSQDHMRAHYQTGSNHMMLNINLWSTLLLGMGILFTGELWEFLSFAERYPAIIYNILLFGLTSALGQSFIFMTVVYFGPLTCSIITTTRKFFTILASVILFANPISPVQWVGTVLVFLGLGLDAKFGKGAKKTSH; via the exons ATGAGGCCCCTGCCGCCGGTCGGCGATGTCCGGCTGGATCTGTCGCCtccgccgccgctgctgccggTGCCGGTTGTGAGCGGGTCTCCAGTCGGCTCCTCCGGGCGTCTCATGGCCTCTAGCAGCTCCCTGGTGCCCGACCGGCTGCGCCTGCCGCTCTGCTTCCTGGGTGTCTTTGTCTGCTATTTTTACTATGGGATCCTGCAGGAAAAGAT AACAAGAGGAAAGTATGGAGAGGGAGCCAAACAGGAGACGTTCACCTTTGCCTTAACTTTGGTCTTCATTCAATGTGTGATCAATGCTGTGTTTGCCAAGATCT TGATCCAGTTTTTTGACACTGCCAGGGTGGATCGTACCCGGAGCTGGCTCTATGCTGCCTGTTCTATCTCCTATCTGGGTGCCATGGTCTCCAGCAACTCAGCACTACAGTTTGTCAACTACCCAACTCAG GTCCTTGGTAAATCCTGCAAGCCAATCCCAG TCATGCTCCTTGGGGTGACCCTCTTGAAGAAGAAGTACCCATTGGCCAAGTACCTGTGTGTGCTGCTAATTGTGGCTGGAGTGGCCCTTTTCATGTACAAACCCAAGAAAGTTGTTGGGATAGAAGAACACACAGTCGGTTATGGAGAGTTACTCCTG CTATTATCGCTGACCCTGGATGGACTGACTGGTGTTTCCCAGGACCATATGCGGGCTCATTACCAAACAGGCTCCAACCACATGATGCTGAACATCAACCTTTGGTCGACATTGCTGCTGGGAATGG GAATCCTGTTCACTGGCGAGCTCTGGGAGTTCTTGAGCTTTGCTGAAAGGTACCCTGCCATCATCTATAACATCCTGCTCTTTGGGCTGACCAGTGCCCTGGGTCAG AGCTTCATCTTTATGACGGTTGTGTATTTTGGTCCCCTGACCTGCTCCATCATCACTACAACTCGAAAGTTCTTCACAATTTTGGCCTCTGTGATCCTCTTCGCCAATCCCATCAGCCCCGTGCAATGGGTGGGCACTGTGCTTGTGTTCCTGG gTCTTGGTCTCGATGCCAAGTTTGGGAAAGGAGCCAAGAAGACATCCCACTAG
- the SLC35B1 gene encoding solute carrier family 35 member B1 isoform X2: MCDQCCVCQDLVDRTRSWLYAACSISYLGAMVSSNSALQFVNYPTQVLGKSCKPIPVMLLGVTLLKKKYPLAKYLCVLLIVAGVALFMYKPKKVVGIEEHTVGYGELLLLLSLTLDGLTGVSQDHMRAHYQTGSNHMMLNINLWSTLLLGMGILFTGELWEFLSFAERYPAIIYNILLFGLTSALGQSFIFMTVVYFGPLTCSIITTTRKFFTILASVILFANPISPVQWVGTVLVFLGLGLDAKFGKGAKKTSH, encoded by the exons ATGTGTGATCAATGCTGTGTTTGCCAAGATCT GGTGGATCGTACCCGGAGCTGGCTCTATGCTGCCTGTTCTATCTCCTATCTGGGTGCCATGGTCTCCAGCAACTCAGCACTACAGTTTGTCAACTACCCAACTCAG GTCCTTGGTAAATCCTGCAAGCCAATCCCAG TCATGCTCCTTGGGGTGACCCTCTTGAAGAAGAAGTACCCATTGGCCAAGTACCTGTGTGTGCTGCTAATTGTGGCTGGAGTGGCCCTTTTCATGTACAAACCCAAGAAAGTTGTTGGGATAGAAGAACACACAGTCGGTTATGGAGAGTTACTCCTG CTATTATCGCTGACCCTGGATGGACTGACTGGTGTTTCCCAGGACCATATGCGGGCTCATTACCAAACAGGCTCCAACCACATGATGCTGAACATCAACCTTTGGTCGACATTGCTGCTGGGAATGG GAATCCTGTTCACTGGCGAGCTCTGGGAGTTCTTGAGCTTTGCTGAAAGGTACCCTGCCATCATCTATAACATCCTGCTCTTTGGGCTGACCAGTGCCCTGGGTCAG AGCTTCATCTTTATGACGGTTGTGTATTTTGGTCCCCTGACCTGCTCCATCATCACTACAACTCGAAAGTTCTTCACAATTTTGGCCTCTGTGATCCTCTTCGCCAATCCCATCAGCCCCGTGCAATGGGTGGGCACTGTGCTTGTGTTCCTGG gTCTTGGTCTCGATGCCAAGTTTGGGAAAGGAGCCAAGAAGACATCCCACTAG